Within Larus michahellis chromosome 5, bLarMic1.1, whole genome shotgun sequence, the genomic segment AGGGATGATGCTAGCTAGTCAGGAGATTATGCTTTATTATGTAAATACATGTTTGggggtattttaaaatgcatatcaTGTGGTTAGAGGCAGATTATTAGTTTGATAAACTGTACCGGTTCCAAATAAAGCATACCAATCCATAGGGTAAATGCCAGTGGTGTGACTTCTCGGAGGTCTGCGAGCTACGCGATCGACTGTAACTGTCCCTCTTCTGTGCCAGTCAGTCTCACTTGTTGGAGTATTAACCACGAGGCTGCTGGTCCTCGCCAAATCCCGCTGCCAAAATCCACCTCTTCTCTCTGCTCCCAGAAAAATGGTCCTGCGACACTTTCCTGTGGGTAATTCCCTAGTGTTGAGCACCCTGAGCTTGAATTCAGATCAGAGCGGAAGGAAATAAAACTTCAGTCTGTGAATAAAGCCTTCATTTACCTACACATAAAGCCAATGAAATGGTATgactttcccttctttttctgtaatttataaaTGGCTAAAATGATTTCTCTGGCAGAGACATCCATTTCTTAACTGCTTCGTGCCCGCGCTGGCTGTACCAGGCTGCTGCACCGTCTCTGTGAGTGCCAGCGCTCGCTCTGGAGGCACCGAGAGGAGCTGGATGAAGAACTTGTGATGCATAATTTATTCAGCCAATATAGGTCCTTTTTTTGTGCTTGTGGGAACTCCGGCGGAAGGCAGGtgggtttggttgtggtttttttttttttttttacacttagtTGTTGAAATTCTTGAAGGAACCGCTGTGTGTTTGCGTGCAGCATCTGTATGTCAGCGGCTTGTCGGGAGTTTCGACTGTTGGCAGCGGAGGTGCGGGGTACGCATGGCCTGCGAGGACAGGTGCCCATGCGCCTCCTGGCCTCTGCCACAAGTGGCCCGGCAGGCCAACGTTCGGAAAGTGGTTCCAGTCGTTACCGAGACACTTCCGTAACATCCTAAATTTCTCCTAAATATGCCTGAAATTTGAAATAATAGGGGTAGTAGCAGCCATTAGGGGTATGCAAGCGCACTTGAAAATGTCACTGTCGCCTGGCCGCGTGCTTAACTTGCCCCCTGACCTCCTGCTCCGAGCCCACCGCCCGcccgggcgaggcggggggaTCCCCGCAAACTTCCCGGGGCACAAACTTTCCCCGGCAGTTCCCCAGCGGTGACAGGGCGGGGAGGGTGACAGGGCGAAGCGGGCGGCGGGGcgcatcctccctccctccctttttcccttccctcccctctgcggCGCGGTgcagcgcggccccgcccccgccggcagccccgcaccggggcggccgccggccgcAGCGCCCCGCCGAGCcgcgggaagggaagggaaaagaaaagatgggaagggaaaagaaggggagggaaggggagggaagaagggaggggagggcggcCCCCCGCGGTCCGTGCGCGCcgctcggcggcggcgggtgTCCGCATCCCTGCGTCCTCCCCGAGCGCTCCCTCACCTCGCCTCGGCGGCGAtcgccccgccgccaccgccgccgccgcctcccgcccgcccccgcccccgcactgccacacgcgcgcacacacacacacacacacacacgcacacacacgcacgcactgCCGGCGCGGTGTGCGAGGGCGGGCGGCGAGCCGGCGGCGGAGACCaccgcgcacacacacacacacacacacacaccacacacactcCCTCCGTGCCCGCTCCTtcctcgccccccgccgcctcccctgcttccccccccccccctcctcctcctcctttctctgcaacgagcgagagagagggagaggggggaaaaaaagccacttaCAGGTATTTGTTTAGTGGATCGGCGGCTTCATttatcccccccctcgccccccctccccaacgCCCCTCGCAGTTTGTTTACAAGTATCAAAGTTGTAATTGAGGAGCTGCCAAGGCACATctggatatttttcttcttcttcttcttcttcttcttcttctttgtgTTAGGGACTGATGTGCAACTAATTAAAGGCAGACAGGCTGGTAGTGTCTGCACGCTCAAGCCCCCCCAGATAAAGAGCCTGGTAAGTGACTGGTTTGCTTTTTtatccctctcctttccctccttttccgtcgtggtttttatttttttttttttaaggggaggtgggtttcctttttttttaattttattttgtggttttgtcggtgtagggttttgttttctttggtttggggctttttttggtggtttttttttttttttttttttgttcttgtcctCTGGGATCGTAAAAGTAGATTAATGCTAGACTTGGGCAATAAAAGGCGCCgctatattaatttattaattaatctGCACCCGCCCCTCCTCCTGAATGTTAAATATGACCTTTGATCTCTCTGTCTTTGGCAGAGCAGACATGCAATATTGAACATGTACGGTCACATTTGGCTTAAGCAGGGACAGGATCGCGAAGCCCGGCTagcaatttctatttatttatttcattcgTGGAAATGAGGGCGATAGttaggaggggggaggggggcagagaaATCAATAACTGCGTCTCGGGTACCCTTTTCATGCTCCGGAGATGCATCGATTAAACAATAATGACCCGGTTGGTGGGCACCATCATTTTCTCGCTCCTGGTGGCAATAAACCCCGAGAGGGGGCTGCGGGCGGAGAAAAGGTAGCCAGAGAGGGAAGCTTTTGTAGAGACAAGCCACTTTAATGCTGGGGGGAATAGGGCAAGAAAATGCGTATGTTCCTTGACTTCTGGCATAAACGGCTGAACGCTAACGTTTTATCCCTCACCAGATGCGTGGCTTTCCTACACACGGCTGGCAAAACTAGTTTTATCGGGTAGTTGTTATCGGGGACATGCGGCTaggttttcctttctggaaacgggagaggtttggggtttgtgtttggttggtggtttgttttttttttttttttttttcctctctatatGCAAATCCTTCGCATCCCTCCACAAGACGACGCTTAGCCTAGAGCTTTCCGGGGCAGCCTTTGTATTGCCACCAGACCTCTGAAGGCAGCGAGAGTCTGGGTTTTTCCCTGACGTGGAAACACGGCGGTGGCTCCTGCGGGCTCGGGGTCTTTTTTTCCGATGGAAAGTCGCCCGCCAGTCCCTAATGCAGCCGGGAGTGAGGTTTCTTCTGTAGATTTACGCTCCCTTCATCTGGATTTGTTTACATAAAGCCCGCTTTTTAGTGCACGACGTCGGGAAAAGCCGAAGTTTCTTGCACTCGGTAGGTTGGGCTGCAAACGGTTCATTAATCTAATTATGATCGTAATTACCGTAATTGATAACCATTTTGAACTAAACATACCGGAGTCTGGAAACTAGACGTAGCCCCACGACTGTCTGCCAAGTGAACGTTTCTGGCCGATAGCCCTACATCAGAAAAGATGCTGGAAATATCTAAACTATTCAGGTAGAgcatctggaaaacaaagaggCAGTGTTCATAAACTGAGGGCTTTTTAACTTATGCTTATGTTTTGCTTTAGTTCGCGCAGGCTGCCATAATGCACCTTCCTCATTGCCATGAACTAAAATACCCCCCTTCACCTCCCggtgcgggggggtggtggggtgggtgtCCGGTGAGAAATAAACCGAGCACCACGTCCTTACCCCCCCTCCTAAACTTTGCTAACCTTGCAGCAGAAAGCCATCTTCCCCCGCCGAGGGCCAGTTCCGCAGGTACAGGGACGTGCCCTCCCGGTCTTGTCTCTCCCCTGCCCCGCGGCGCCCGACGAGGGGCTGTCCCCGCctcggtgtgtgtgtgtgtgtgtgtgtgtgtgtgtgtgtgtgtccccagccctccccgcccaGCCCCCGGCGGTGGCGGGGAATCCTCCCGAGAGGCTGGGATAAATGCTTCGTCTTTAGTACAGCTGCAGGCGCCGGGATCACAAGCTGTGAAATTGCCTGCCTTaagtattttattgtattattattattatttttttaaaacctagcCCCGCTTTCCCCCGCGGCCCGCaggcagcccccccctcccccctgcaccccctcccgCGACGGGGGGGCCCGGTGCCACCGCCACCAGCGCCCGGCGGAGCCAGCTGTGCCGGCAGGCAGCTAATGACCGCCGGGCGCAGAAGGACACCGTGGCAGCTGGCGgctccctccccccgcctctctctcttttttttttttagtattttattccttttatttgttatttttcccccTGGCTTTTCATTTTCCCCGGTGGAGATGGTAGgtgggcagctcccgctccccGTGCCGTTTttgtcgtgtcccccccgccgccggcttgTCCCGGGACCGGGCTCGCTCTGCCCGGGCCGCCCCCCTCTCCAAGCCCTCTGCCCGCGGGTACGGCGGCGtgtgcccccctcccccgtgtccccgaccCCCGTGTCCGCCCGGGGTGGCCGTCGGCGGCCGTTatcaccccccgcaccccctcggAAATGactttctgtgtttcagctgcGGCGGCTCCCGTGAGGATGCAGGAGGAGCGGCTGCCCGGCCAGGCACGGACCGCGGGAATGcgcccggaggaggaggaggaggagaaggattaaccgaccccccccgccccgtccctctccccccgtccccccaccaccccccccgccccagccctccccccccacccccccggccaccATGAACACCAACGTGTGCGTGGAGAGCGGCCCCAACCCCGAGGCGCCGGGGCTGCCCAAGGACAGCCACCTGCCCGAGGGGGCCCTCAACAGCCTTGTGGATTACAACTCGGAGATGGAGAGGTACCGCTCCTTCGCCACCTTCTACAAGACCAACGGCGGCGCCTTCCCCCAGGCGGCCAAGATCGCCCGCATCACCACCCCCATCttccccagcgccgccgccgccgccgccgcccgcatcGGCATGTCCCCCTGGAACTGCGACACCgccacggccgccgccgccaccgccatgctctggggcagcggcggcggcggcggcggcggcgcggcgggcggtgcGAGGAagccctcctccgccgccgccgccgccgccgcctccgcctccgcggccgccgccgccgccgcctcctcgctGCACGCCGGCAGGGGCGGCATGCACCACCGGAGCGACTCGCAGCGGCTGGGCAAGCCCGGCTGCCCGCCGGCCGAGCAGCCCGCCCTGCCCATGGCGAACGGCAACTTCCTCTCCACCCTGGCCCCCGAGCACTGCCGGCCGCTGGCCGGCGAGTGCATGAACAAGCTCAAGTGCGGCGCCGCCGAAGCCGAGATCATGAACCTCCCCGAGCGCGTCGGCACCTTCTCGGCCATCCCGGCCTTGggcggcctctccctgccccccggGGTCATCGTCATGACGGCCCTGcactcccccgccgccgcctcggccgccGTCACAGACAGCGCCTTCCAGATCGCCAACCTGGCGGACTGCCCGCAGAGCCACGCCTCGGCCTCGCCCGCCTCCGCCCtgggcgccgccgccggcgcggggggcggcggaggcggcggcggcggcggcggcgggggggccggaggcggcggcggcggcggcagcggggccgggtcCGGGGCGGGCAACCCCGCCAAGAAGAAGCGGAAACGGTGCGGGGTGTGCGTGCCCTGCAAGCGGCTCATCAACTGTGGAGTCTGCAGCAGTTGCAGGAACCGCAAAACGGGACACCAGATCTGCAAATTTAGGAAATGTGAAGAGCTTAAGAAAAAACCGGGCACTTCGCTAGAGGTCAGAGGagatgatttctttttccccagcctcCCGCCGTCCCTCCTcaaccccctgcccccccccctccagtgctTCTTGTCTAGCTTCAAGATGCAGCACCCCTTTTCCGAGGCCTCCTTCAGGCTCTGAggctgacacccccctccccacccccgcacccccccaccaCACGCACCCgcggcgctgccccgccgcccgaGCCCCCCCTTCTCCGCCCCGCAGGGAAGAGAAACGCCGCCCCCCGCGGCGCCCCGCCGAGCTCGGCCCCCGCCGAGGAGGGACGGagagccgcccccgccggccccccgccccgggccggccggccgggggctgccggccccctccccgcctgctTGTGGCCGTTCCGAGACCGCTGCTCGCCTGGTTGACCTGCCGTGCTGTTTGCTATAAGACTGATGGCTgtctctggtttctttttctttttttttttttttttccgttttttttaAATGGCGATCATGAGGATTTCGGGGCGGTTTGTAGGGACggggaggtgggaaagggaaaGTTTGGGCTGAACGCCGGGCTCCCGCCGTCGGAAGTTCAGGGGAAAAGTAATGGCGAGTTCAACTCCAGGGTGACGGGTGGCAGTTTGTCCCAGACAGATAGACAGGCAACTGGCTGTAGAGCCCGGCAGTGGGTGAAACGTGCCCAGGTTACCTCTTTGGCAATATCTTTTACGAAATAACCCGCTCGTGGTGTATAAAACACGATGGAAAAATAGCACAGGTATGACCGAACTGATGTCTGACTGACCTGTACATACGGCTATTTTGATGATGTGTCCTCGGAACTGATGATGTATTGCGTTTCCCAAAGCTGTAAGGGCAGGTTTTCAGGTTTGCTAGGTGCAGGAGAGGCAGGCAGATCCCATGTCGCAGACATTGTGGTTAATGTATCGGGGACCACAGACAACAGGAACCCAAATACACAACCGGGAGGAAAAAGGCAATTGGTTGATATCGTTAGGTGAAGGAAACAAGCGGGAGGAAAGACTAGTCATCATACTTAATCCCTTGTCATTATTAAAATGCAGTGTTGCTGGTTAGACGCACGTATCAGATGTGTCTGAAGGTGTTGAGGACGATGGATTCAGTACAGAGGAGTAGCGTATGCTGGGTGACACCAAGATTTGTAGTCACAGAAATTAGCAACCAAGTAAGAAATTGTAACTtccctctgtctgtctgtgtgtgtgtgcgcacgtgtgtgcAGAGCGGCGTATTCCCCAACTCATTGCTTGCAGGAGTTCTCTCCAAGAAGGGGTGGGATGTGGGATTCCAGGGAAATAGCAACACCAAGAGCCCATTAATTTGTTCTGCATTAAATAAATGGAGATAATGGCATTGGTATTGATGCTGCCATGGGACAAAAGCAACATTTGGGGATTTAATCGATGTTTGGCTGATACCATTAACTCTTTCCTAACCAGCCTCATCAAACCAACTAATTAATTCCTCCTTGCAAGAGTGAACTGCCCTTGCTGAAAGTTTGATTTGTAGCTCTGCATCCtcttagctctttttttttgcGAATATACGGTGACCCAGCATCACTAACGCAAAAACCAGGATGGACGTCCCAGCTGCTAGAAAGTAGATTGGGTTTTCAGCTCTTGGTTTTCTCAATGATATGCCTGTATTGGTTTCATGGCAAAGAAGATACCTGATGCACCTGGTCTGTTAATGATGGATTATAGCGCTGAGTACAGCCTAAAAGAGGCTTCTCTGAACACAAGAGATGGAGAATCCCCCCTGCACCACCCAGCACCGGGGGTGCCTTTGTGCGCCAGGTTCCCTCATTAGGCTTGCAAACCAGGAGGCTGCTGGGATTTAAAGTTTGTGATAAATGATAGGTTCTGATGGCTTATCGATTTGTGCAGAAAGTGAGCTATCTCTGGAAGAAACGAATTTGTACGTTATCAGATCTTCCTGTGGGTTTGTGTGCATCTCTGAGCGCACATCCAGAACTTCCTCGCTCCTGACAGAGGTGTTCGACAGCCTTAAAAACTGCTCAGGCGTGTTATGAGAATGCCGCCCGTTAAAATTGTTTAACCACTGTGACTAGTAAAAACCGTGGTTTTATTAGCCACTTGTGTACTCTCATAACCACCTGCCCTCacttcttttcttcattctctctcttctccccccctctctcccctggTTGTGCTCCGTCAGATACGTAAACACAAAAGCTCCTCTGCTGCCATACCACGACTTGAAGGAAACAGGTTTCTCTTCCCAGCTGTGGAGATGTCAGTGAGGCATCGCTTCTCGGCAGGTCGTGGCCCATCCCAAAGTTTGTCACGGGACGTGGCTAATTACTTTACAGAAATGGGGTTTGTCAGTAGGAGAGGAAGAGTGCACgaagttgtttttcttctgtcttctttctttccttcttattttttaagtttaaattaaCTAATAAAGAGTGGCAGCAGGGCTGCCTAAAGCACGTGTGCGGCATCAGTGCTCTGGCTGTTAGGCCACCAGCTGGAAAGGTGTCAGAGAGTGACAGGGCCTACAGGAGGGCACGGCAGCGGTGGCTGTGGTGGCTGCGGGTGGGCGAGGGCAGCCCCCCTCCTGAGTGAGCTTCTGGGGCTCTGTGTGGGTGATTGCCCGTCACCTCCGTGGGCACGGCCCCAAGGAAACATGACAAGGATCGAGGGGCTCGCTACACGCTTGTAAAATTTGTAAATTGCTCTCAACAGTGGCTGCAAGTTGTGGAGATGTTTCAAGGCAGGGGGCGGAACTGTGTTTAAAACCGAAATAAACGAAAAATGagaataataacaataaacagTAAACTGGCTGATCCCACGGAAaccatttctctctttttcctttaaatctctTCCTCTACTGGTGCAATGAAGGCATAGGATATAACTCTCAAGGTTAGTACATGGAGTTGAAGACAGATTCACATGAATGCTTTCCAGTCCCTGACCCTTGCATTTTTAATGGAATGCTTCCctcccagctttttttttaaacacttgaattattttttcctatttttcttgtgctattttcactttaaaagtgTCCCGATGCTCTAGAATTTTTCATCGAATGTTATTATTACTAGGAAATTTTATGTACGGTAATaataaatctataaaaataaGATTGACGTCACGTTGCACGCTGCCTACTTGTATATGTATATTCTGTGTTCATTCAGATCTACAGTCAGTTTAAAGAGACATAATCTTTATTTACCCATAGAGACTACTTATTTTCCTCTGATTGGTATACGCGTCTATAACTCCTGCTGCAGGTTATGAAGACTAGGAGCCCGATGTTACTTTGCATCCCCCTCTCTTTAAAGTAAAGCATCCCAATTCAGCGTAGGAATCTCAGTTGCCCCACTGCCATTTGCATTAGCGTGGCAGCATTGCATTGGCAGGGTCTGAAGGGTTGGACCCAAACGTGGAATATCTGCTGTTTGGTCGTGCTGTCATCATAGCCGGGTGCCACTTGCCTTATTCCTAACAGCCGCGCTAATTGATATGTGTGCTATTAAAGCAAACGTTTGCATACCGACCCGAAATAGTAAATACCAGCATCCAAATCCGCGGCACCTCGCTGAGTCGCGTTTCAAGCCAGCGGGAGTCTGAGGCGGCCTTCGCCGGGGATAGGCTTGTGATGATTGATTTCAACAGGCACGGCGTCTGATCCTGAAAATCTTAACACCATATGGCATTGCCACGGGGGAGAGGGTCTGCGTTGGCAACCTCCGAACTTGCACTTGGTGTTGTGGCAGCGCGAGCGAGCGCTGTTAAGGGAAGACTGCTGAGCTCTGTGGATAGGGGTCAATTAGCAGGGGCCTCAGAGGAAGCAATTTCCCTGCCGTCTCTCTAGCTTTAAATTACATGCATAAGTTACGCGACGGCACGGTGGAACTGAGTAGCATGAGGGGGAACTGAAAAGCTTGATAAGGAGCAGGCAGCTAACACGATCCCGGTGGCTAACTGGAAGGTGGAAAGAAAGACCACCTCGTAGCCTGCGCTGCCGTTCTTTGCTAAAACGTTGCTGTATGGCAGTGTTTCTCTCCTCCCAGCCGCTGCCTCGTAGCCCTCCATCTGGCTGGGGCTCCCCATGTGTTAAGCACCAtgcaagccagaaaaaaagcagtCCCTGTCCCCGGGCGTTTACAGCTGGAGTAAGAACCGCGGTCTGTCCCGAGCGGAATTCATGTTGGCTAGCGGCTGCAAAGCCCTGATGGGCCCTGAACGCtgtattttccctctctcctcctcgtGCGTGCCCATTGCGCTCTGCCAGGGTGCTCTTGTTTTTCCCTTCCCAGGTGTGACCCGGCAGGGAGGGTGCCTGGTGCTGGAAATGGCTGCGGGCACAGCCCTAGAGCCCTCGCCAGGTGATCACCATGCTCTCACTTGGGGCTTCCGACACGGTGCACGATCCTGCAGTGATGGTGTTGGCAGCGAGCAGAAGAGGCAAGAGGCAGATTTGACCTTTGTTGAGCGTTTTGCAACGGTCTTTGTCACTTTCATCCAGATTTTACTTATCGGGCTTAAACATATGTTCGGCAAGGAGTTTTCCTTTTGACCTCTGGAGGTTCTTGGGGACAACACAAGGCCTCCTACTGCCACCTCCAGCAAAGACCAGCACAGCTGCAGGTGTCTTTGCTCACCGGCACCTCATCTCCGCCACTTGGAAATCTCTTTGAAGCTGTCTGACCTTCTGCGTTAGCATCACGTCTTGCAAGGCGGGAATGCATTGCGGTTGGTGGGAGACGTGGGATTGAGAAAGACGATGAGAGCCCTGCGGAGTCGAGCTTCTGGTCTCCTTACAGCTCTGGCAAATTACTGAGTGCAAGGGGTAGCTGCTGAAAGGGAGTTGGACGTCCTCTGTTGTactgtttttcatattttgttgttTCCCTTCCCTCATGAGACACTTGCAAAGCAAAGAAAGTGCCCAAACCCCATGACATTAGCGTTCAACTTAGAATATACATTGTATAAACTGCTGGTTTTGATACAGTGTGGTTTGTTAAAGCGGGGCAAAAATGAAGTTTCTCCTGCCTAAGGAAATCTCGTAGTGGTGGGATTTGGTACTGAGCTGAACAGAATTGCAAGGAATTGAGCAAAATTGTAGGCCAGTCAAGGGCTTAACAGCCTCTTTCATAGAAACACTGCTTTCTACTTGCATTGGAAATTGCTTGCTTTAAATCATTGAACTATGCTTGTTTGCCAGTGAAATTGTCTGTATGGTGAGAGAGGTTAACTGGTTGTGGCGGTTACGCGTTTTGATTGCACTGAATAGTTCTTTGCACATTTTCCTAAGTGCTAATATCAGTCATACGCTTGGGGTGTCGGGATTCTGCGCCAGGCTTTGGACTTCAGTGACATGTTGGTTAGTCCAGTTTTTTAAGTTGGCATAATAAAATCGCTGTGTATTGTTTAGGCTGGACAAGTTGCATGTGTTGGGAGAAAGATGATGAACAAAGCCAGGGTTTTTTCTAAACTAGCAATTAGCATAATgaatcccttttttcttcttttttttttttttccaaattatctAAGTCACTTTGAACTATGTATTTCAGTTAGAGGTGCATAGAACCATCATGACTTAGACTCCTATGCTACAGCACTTTTGGAAAATCTCACCAATTCTGTGTTTGTACGAAATGTTGTGGGCTATACACATCATGCCTTACTCATAGAGGGAGACTCATTTAAGCCGGTAGATATGTGAATATCATGTTCAAGGTGGGTAACAATAAGTAACAGTCTCAATTTTTGTCGGTCTGTACACGTATGTGTTCATATTATTGTTTTTTGGGGGCCACTTCTCACACAATTCTGTTTGCTAGGCGGACACCTAACACCTTTACTGAAGTCAGGGAAGACCTTGCTCACTTGGAGAATGAATTAGGGTGTCAGAAAGTGGTCCCCTTTGAAGAGCAACATCTTGGTACCGCCgttttggttttaaaagaaatgtgttcTAAAGAGTTAAGTAAAAGgcagattttaatttctgtacaCTGTGTCATGCATTTGCTGCATAGCAATGACGGAGAACAGTCCTTTCCAAAGATCCTAAAAATGTGTATCTGTAAAAGGAGAACTAGTAGTCTTTCGTGCATGTAGTCGTAACATGCATGTATTTTAAGGGTTAGGCTGGGCGAAATATTTCTAAGCAGACAAACCTAGAGTGTACACCTTAAAGTCTCATCAAATACAGCATAATCCTTTTGATCACCAGCTGCAATGGGAAGCGGCTGACAATTGTGTAGGAAAAGGCTTTAAGATAAGCTTTTTGGATGCACCCAAGTGAGTTAGGAGCAATAAGAAAGTAACTTGTGTCACCATAACAAAGTCCCTGGGACTTGGCCTTGGTTGCTTGCAGTTCCCAAGTCACCGACTACGTGCTTAAAAATTGCTGTCGGATACCATGTCTTCTGAGGAGTACGACCATCCGAAGAAAGCATTTCTCTGCTTCTGTAGTGTCTGTATTTTTTGATAGCTCATCTACTCTGAATGATTGTACTGAACCACAGCGTCTTGAAGCATGCAGTTTCGTTTGACACTTTTTTGCTGTTTGGGAGCCCAGCCTGCtgtgtctgtcttctctcttcttttgggTACCTTTATTGTTTCCCACAGTCGTATCTTGTTCAGTCACATGCAAACACCTGTCCTGAAGTTGAATTACTCTGCCGCGTAATCTAAAGTCATCCCCCATTTCAGCATCCTGCGCTTTCTGTTGAGTTATGTTGCACCATACTTTAGATGCGACAGCCATTTAATAATGTTGAAGCCTTAGCTCTGCAGGGGCTAAAAAGATCCCAGCAGGCTTGTTAACTTCTACTCTCAGACATTATGGGAAATATTTTCTCCTCCCTGGAACTCCTAGGCATCCTCTTAATTAGCACTATAAAAATCCATAGCCAGGTATGCGTGAAGCCTGTtgaatttttttgcagttttccaGAGTTTCTCCGTTCCTTCTTATTTAACCAGACACTCCAGTGCCAAGTGAGATATAAGAATGTAAAAGGAATAAAGG encodes:
- the CXXC4 gene encoding CXXC-type zinc finger protein 4, yielding MNTNVCVESGPNPEAPGLPKDSHLPEGALNSLVDYNSEMERYRSFATFYKTNGGAFPQAAKIARITTPIFPSAAAAAAARIGMSPWNCDTATAAAATAMLWGSGGGGGGGAAGGARKPSSAAAAAAASASAAAAAAASSLHAGRGGMHHRSDSQRLGKPGCPPAEQPALPMANGNFLSTLAPEHCRPLAGECMNKLKCGAAEAEIMNLPERVGTFSAIPALGGLSLPPGVIVMTALHSPAAASAAVTDSAFQIANLADCPQSHASASPASAAGSGAGNPAKKKRKRCGVCVPCKRLINCGVCSSCRNRKTGHQICKFRKCEELKKKPGTSLERTPVPSAEAFRWFF